In Dromiciops gliroides isolate mDroGli1 chromosome 4, mDroGli1.pri, whole genome shotgun sequence, one DNA window encodes the following:
- the DENND4B gene encoding DENN domain-containing protein 4B isoform X5, whose amino-acid sequence MFLVHEGSRRRTGVMRRGSQSQGPGHLGDAVSEGGAMAEERPPRLVDYFVVAGLAGSGGAVPEETGGPEPGGPLRPPRPAEPITDVAIIARALGEEVPQGYTCIQASASGHPLELSAGLLGGSQPTICYRRGRDKPPLVELGVLYEGKEHPKPGFQVLETTPYSHSANLAPPGPGHPRTYLTYRRAAEGAGLHALGITDLCLILPSKGEGTPHTYCRLPRNLNPGMWGPAVYLCYKVGLAKANTLVYEAELLGRYPEQDNEAFPLPESVPVFCLPMGATIECWPAQTKYPVPVFSTFVLTGAAGDKVYGAALQFYEAFPRARLSERQARALGLLSAVDRGRALGGRAVRGRRAVAVLSRWPAFSAFRAFLTFLYRYSVSGPHRLPLEAHISHFMHNVPFPSPQRPRILVQMSPYDNLLLCQPVSSPLPLSGASFLQLLQSLGPELAVTLLIAVLTEHKLLVHSLRPDLLTSVCEALVSMIFPLHWQCPYIPLCPLVLADVLSAPVPFIVGIHSSYFDLHDPPADVICVDLDTNTLFQTEEKKLLLPRALPRRPYKVLLNTLTALHQQLDQTYTRPEEEASLEFLLTDYEAVCGRRARLEREVQGAFLRFMACLLKGYRAFLRPLTQAPSESARDVENLFFLQGFLKSRERSSHKFYAQLLHTQMFSQFIEECSFGSSRHAALEFFDSCVDKVHPEQEKPEPVPLVELEEPSGSELTVFITPPEEPPVAEGSDSAPLYCYDGFPELRAELFEPPQEQPGLSPAPGPSRSAPSSPAPRRTKQEMKVAQRVAQKSAAVPELWARCLLGHCYGLWFLCLPAYVRSASSRVRALHTAYQVLRQMESRKVVLPDEVCYRVLMQLCSHYGEPVLSVRVMLDMRRAGIVPNTITYGYYNKAVLESKWPSGTTGGRLRWAKLRNVVLGAAQFRQPLRERRQQEQALRGARSSQPEPRLERPSPTRPLHRQTTWAGRSLRDPASPTGRLVKSGSLGSARGAQPTVEAGVAHMIEALGVLEPQGSPLSWHDGSLSDVSLASEDPAPGGSPGGTGMALSAHSAEALDGLGGQAPKTGKRQDAVGTPRRGIGARLQQLLTPSRRSPASRAPPPEPSDLPLPARRSPMDSLLRPRERPGSTASESSTSLGSEWDLSENSLSSLSIQRSSERLSDTPGLSQPPPVEILLSSCSLCRACDSLVYDEEIMAGWAPDDSNLNTTCPFCSRPFVPLLSVQTLDSRPCDPHGTPTSAGASNRDAPVPGGPGPVLSDRRLCLALDDSSVCNGDTESAPRRVEGGAWAYLSPLVLRKELESLVENEGSEVLALPELPASHPILFWNLLWYFQRLRLPSTLPGLILAACDGPPRAQAWL is encoded by the exons atgttTCTGGTCCACGAGGGGAGCCGTAGAAGAACTGGGGTCATGAGAAGAGGGAGCCAAAGCCAGGGCCCAGGCCACCTAGGAG ATGCAGTAAGTGAAGGGGGGGCCATGGCAGAGGAGCGGCCCCCCCGGCTGGTGGATTACTTTGTGGTGGCTGGGCTTGCAGGGAGTGGAGGAGCAGTCCCTGAGGAAACTGGGGGTCCTGAGCCAGGGGGCCCCCTGCGCCCACCCCGTCCAGCAGAACCTATCACAGATGTAGCCATCATTGCCCGGGCTCTGGGAGAAGAGGTGCCCCAAGGATACACTTGTATTCAAGCCTCAGCTAGTGGCCACCCCCTGGAGCTCAGTGCTGGACTTCTGGGTGGCTCCCAGCCCACCATCTGCTATCGAAGAGGACGAGACAAGCCTCCCCTTGTTGAGTTAGG GGTTTTATATGAGGGGAAGGAACATCCTAAACCAGGTTTCCAGGTGCTGGAGACAACGCCCTATAGCCACTCTGCCAACCTGGCTCCTCCAGGCCCTGGGCATCCCCGCACCTACCTCACTTATCGGCGGGCAGCTGAAGGGGCAGGGCTGCATGCCCTGGGGATTACTGATCTCTGTCTGATCCTGCCCAGCAAAGGCGAGGGAACCCCCCACACATACTGCCGCCTGCCTCGAAATCTCAATCCTGGCATG TGGGGCCCAGCTGTCTACTTGTGCTACAAGGTGGGCCTGGCGAAGGCCAATACGCTCGTCTATGAGGCAG AACTGCTAGGCCGGTATCCAGAGCAGGACAACGAGGCGTTCCCACTGCCTGAGTCTGTGCCTGTCTTCTGCTTGCCTATGGGAGCCACCATTGAATGTTGGCCTGCCCAGACCAAATACCCAGTGCCCGTCTTCTCCACTTTCGTGCTCACGGGTGCTGCTGGTGACAAG GTCTATGGTGCAGCCCTGCAGTTCTACGAGGCATTCCCCCGGGCTCGGCTGTCAGAGCGGCAGGCCAGGGCGCTGGGGCTGTTGAGTGCAGTGGACCGGGGCCGGGCACTGGGTGGCCGGGCTGTGCGTGGCCGCCGGGCTGTGGCGGTGCTGTCCCGGTGGCCTGCCTTCTCTGCTTTCCGTGCCTTCCTCACCTTCCTTTATCGTTACTCTGTCTCTGGCCCCCACCGCTTGCCCTTGGAAGC GCACATCTCCCACTTCATGCACAatgttcccttcccctcccctcagagACCCCGGATCCTGGTACAG ATGTCTCCCTATGACAACCTGCTCCTCTGTCAACCTGTTTCATCTCCCTTGCCTCTGAG CGGTGCCAGCTTCTTACAGCTGCTACAGAGCCTGGGGCCTGAGCTGGCAGTAACTCTGCTGATTGCCGTCCTTACTGAGCATAAACTTCTGGTTCACTCTCTTCGGCCTGACCTGCTTACCAGTGTTTGTGAGGCCCTGGTCTCT ATGATCTTCCCACTGCACTGGCAGTGCCCCTACATCCCTCTCTGCCCACTGGTGCTGGCAGATGTGCTGAGTGCCCCAGTACCCTTCATCGTGGGCATCCACTCCAGCTACTTTGACCTGCATGACCCACCTGCCGATGTCATCTGCGTTGACCTTGACACCAACACGCTCTTCCA GACTGAGGAGAAGAAGCTGCTCTTGCCCAGGGCCCTTCCCCGCCGGCCATACAAAGTGCTGCTGAACACGCTGACAGCTCTCCACCAGCAGCTGGACCAGA CATACACGAGGCCCGAGGAGGAGGCGTCTTTGGAGTTTCTATTGACTGACTATGAGGCAGTGTGTGGGAGACGGGCACGACTGGAGCGGGAAGTCCAAGGTGCCTTCCTTCGCTTTATGGCGTGTCTGCTGAAGGGCTATCGAGCCTTCCTCCGACCACTCACCCAGGCACCCTCTGAGAGTGCTCGAGATGTTGAGAACCTCTTCTTTCTGCAGG GCTTCCTAAAGTCCCGAGAACGCTCCAGCCACAAATTCTATGCCCAGCTGTTACACACGCAGATGTTCTCACAGTTCATTGAAGAATGCTCCTTTGGCTCTTCCCGCCATGCAGCCCTGGAGTTCTTTGACTCTTGTGTTGACAAG GTTCACCCAGAACAGGAGAAGCCGGAGCCTGTGCCCTTGGTGGAGCTAGAGGAGCCATCAGGCAGTGAGCTCACAGTCTTCATCACCCCCCCTGAGGAGCCCCCAGTGGCTGAGGGCAGTGACTCGGCTCCTCTATACTG TTACGATGGGTTCCCTGAGCTTCGGGCCGAACTGTTTGAGCCCCCCCAGGAACAACCTGGACTCTCTCCTGCACCGGGCCCCTCTCGAAGCGCACCCAGCAGCCCTGCTCCACGACGCACCAAACAG GAGATGAAGGTCGCACAGCGGGTGGCCCAGAAGTCAGCAGCCGTGCCTGAGCTCTGGGCACGGTGCCTGCTGGGGCACTGTTACGGGCTGTGGTTCCTGTGCTTACCTGCCTATGTTCGGTCTGCCTCTTCTCGAGTGCGGGCTCTACATACCGCCTACCAGGTTCTTCGGCAAATGGAAAGCAGAAAGGTGGTGCTGCCTGATGAG GTGTGTTACCGTGTGCTAATGCAGCTTTGCTCACACTATGGAGAGCCTGTGCTGTCTGTACGTGTCATGCTGGACATGAGGAGGGCAGGCATTGTGCCCAACACTATCACCTATGGTTACTACAACAAG GCTGTGCTAGAAAGCAAGTGGCCATCGGGCACCACAGGTGGCCGTCTACGTTGGGCCAAGCTCCGGAACGTGGTCCTGGGAGCTGCTCAGTTCCGTCAGCCCCTTCGGGAGCGGAGGCAGCAGGAACAGGCATTGAGGGGGGCAAGAAGTTCCCAGCCAG AGCCCCGCCTGGAGCGGCCCTCCCCGACCCGTCCCCTTCATCGCCAGACCACCTGGGCAGGGCGAAGCCTTCGGGACCCAGCCTCTCCCACTGGGCGGCTGGTGAAGAGTGGTAGTCTGGGTAGTGCCCGAGGGGCACAGCCTACTGTGGAGGCTGGTGTGGCACACA tGATAGAGGCCCTGGGTGTCCTAGAGCCCCAGGGGTCCCCTTTGTCCTGGCACGATGGCAGCCTCTCTGACGTAAGCCTGGCAAGTGAAGATCCAGCGCCTGGAGGCAGCCCTGGGGGAACAGGCATGGCTCTGAGTGCCCATTCAGCTGAGGCCCTAGATGGGCTGGGTGGGCAGGCACCCAAGACTGGCAAAAGGCAGGATGCAGTGGGTACTCCCCGGCGGGGAATAGGTGCCCGTCTGCAGCAGCTGCTCACCCCCTCCCGCCGCAGCCCTGCCTCTCGTGCCCCACCACCTGAGCCCTCAGACTTGCCCCTCCCAGCCCGCCGAAGTCCTATGGACAGCCTCCTGCGACCCCGGGAACGTCCAGGATCCACTGCCTCTGAG AGCTCCACATCTCTGGGTAGTGAGTGGGATCTCTCTGAAAACTCCCTCAGCAGCCTCAGCATTCAACGTTCCTCAGAGCGCCTCAGCGACACCCCCGGCCTCTCCCAGCCTCCCCCCGTCGAG ATTCTTCTGTCTAGCTGTTCTCTGTGTAGAGCTTGTGACTCCCTAGTATATGATGAGGAGATCATGGCCGGCTGGGCACCTGATGACTCCAACCTCAATACCACCTGCCCCTTCTGCTCTCGTCCTTTTGTGCCCTTGCTTAGTGTCCAGacccttgactccaggccctg TGACCCTCACGGTACACCCACCTCTGCAGGTGCCAGTAATAGAGATGCTCCCGTGCCTGGGGGCCCTGGCCCTGTGCTCAGCGACCGAAGGCTCTGCCTTGCCCTAGATGATTCCTCTGTTTGTAATGGAGACACTGAG AGTGCTCCCAGGAGAGTGGAAGGTGGGGCATGGGCGTACCTCAGCCCTCTGGTGCTACGCAAGGAGCTGGAGTCCCTGGTGGAGAATGAGGGCAGTGAGGTGCTCGCTTTACCGGAGCTTCCTGCTTCCCATCCCATCCTTTTCTGGAACCTGCTTTGGTACTTCCAGCGGCTTCGGCTGCCAAGCACCTTGCCTGGCCTCATCCTGGCTGCCTGTGATGGGCCCCCCCGAGCCCAG GCCTGGCTCtaa
- the DENND4B gene encoding DENN domain-containing protein 4B isoform X4: MFLVHEGSRRRTGVMRRGSQSQGPGHLGDAVSEGGAMAEERPPRLVDYFVVAGLAGSGGAVPEETGGPEPGGPLRPPRPAEPITDVAIIARALGEEVPQGYTCIQASASGHPLELSAGLLGGSQPTICYRRGRDKPPLVELGVLYEGKEHPKPGFQVLETTPYSHSANLAPPGPGHPRTYLTYRRAAEGAGLHALGITDLCLILPSKGEGTPHTYCRLPRNLNPGMWGPAVYLCYKVGLAKANTLVYEAELLGRYPEQDNEAFPLPESVPVFCLPMGATIECWPAQTKYPVPVFSTFVLTGAAGDKVYGAALQFYEAFPRARLSERQARALGLLSAVDRGRALGGRAVRGRRAVAVLSRWPAFSAFRAFLTFLYRYSVSGPHRLPLEAHISHFMHNVPFPSPQRPRILVQMSPYDNLLLCQPVSSPLPLSGASFLQLLQSLGPELAVTLLIAVLTEHKLLVHSLRPDLLTSVCEALVSMIFPLHWQCPYIPLCPLVLADVLSAPVPFIVGIHSSYFDLHDPPADVICVDLDTNTLFQTEEKKLLLPRALPRRPYKVLLNTLTALHQQLDQTYTRPEEEASLEFLLTDYEAVCGRRARLEREVQGAFLRFMACLLKGYRAFLRPLTQAPSESARDVENLFFLQGFLKSRERSSHKFYAQLLHTQMFSQFIEECSFGSSRHAALEFFDSCVDKVHPEQEKPEPVPLVELEEPSGSELTVFITPPEEPPVAEGSDSAPLYCYDGFPELRAELFEPPQEQPGLSPAPGPSRSAPSSPAPRRTKQEMKVAQRVAQKSAAVPELWARCLLGHCYGLWFLCLPAYVRSASSRVRALHTAYQVLRQMESRKVVLPDEVCYRVLMQLCSHYGEPVLSVRVMLDMRRAGIVPNTITYGYYNKAVLESKWPSGTTGGRLRWAKLRNVVLGAAQFRQPLRERRQQEQALRGARSSQPVIEALGVLEPQGSPLSWHDGSLSDVSLASEDPAPGGSPGGTGMALSAHSAEALDGLGGQAPKTGKRQDAVGTPRRGIGARLQQLLTPSRRSPASRAPPPEPSDLPLPARRSPMDSLLRPRERPGSTASESSTSLGSEWDLSENSLSSLSIQRSSERLSDTPGLSQPPPVEILLSSCSLCRACDSLVYDEEIMAGWAPDDSNLNTTCPFCSRPFVPLLSVQTLDSRPCDPHGTPTSAGASNRDAPVPGGPGPVLSDRRLCLALDDSSVCNGDTESAPRRVEGGAWAYLSPLVLRKELESLVENEGSEVLALPELPASHPILFWNLLWYFQRLRLPSTLPGLILAACDGPPRAQAPSPWLPSEPALVQVRLLWDVLTPDPDSCPPLYVLWRAHSQIPHRVAWPGTAPAPLNLALLEALLFHVGFNEVHKAIALLLDTLGSPPEGLHLQRSIYREILFLTMAALGKDHVDIAAFDKKYKAAFNKLASSLGKEELRRRRAQMPTPKAIDCRKFFGAPLEC, encoded by the exons atgttTCTGGTCCACGAGGGGAGCCGTAGAAGAACTGGGGTCATGAGAAGAGGGAGCCAAAGCCAGGGCCCAGGCCACCTAGGAG ATGCAGTAAGTGAAGGGGGGGCCATGGCAGAGGAGCGGCCCCCCCGGCTGGTGGATTACTTTGTGGTGGCTGGGCTTGCAGGGAGTGGAGGAGCAGTCCCTGAGGAAACTGGGGGTCCTGAGCCAGGGGGCCCCCTGCGCCCACCCCGTCCAGCAGAACCTATCACAGATGTAGCCATCATTGCCCGGGCTCTGGGAGAAGAGGTGCCCCAAGGATACACTTGTATTCAAGCCTCAGCTAGTGGCCACCCCCTGGAGCTCAGTGCTGGACTTCTGGGTGGCTCCCAGCCCACCATCTGCTATCGAAGAGGACGAGACAAGCCTCCCCTTGTTGAGTTAGG GGTTTTATATGAGGGGAAGGAACATCCTAAACCAGGTTTCCAGGTGCTGGAGACAACGCCCTATAGCCACTCTGCCAACCTGGCTCCTCCAGGCCCTGGGCATCCCCGCACCTACCTCACTTATCGGCGGGCAGCTGAAGGGGCAGGGCTGCATGCCCTGGGGATTACTGATCTCTGTCTGATCCTGCCCAGCAAAGGCGAGGGAACCCCCCACACATACTGCCGCCTGCCTCGAAATCTCAATCCTGGCATG TGGGGCCCAGCTGTCTACTTGTGCTACAAGGTGGGCCTGGCGAAGGCCAATACGCTCGTCTATGAGGCAG AACTGCTAGGCCGGTATCCAGAGCAGGACAACGAGGCGTTCCCACTGCCTGAGTCTGTGCCTGTCTTCTGCTTGCCTATGGGAGCCACCATTGAATGTTGGCCTGCCCAGACCAAATACCCAGTGCCCGTCTTCTCCACTTTCGTGCTCACGGGTGCTGCTGGTGACAAG GTCTATGGTGCAGCCCTGCAGTTCTACGAGGCATTCCCCCGGGCTCGGCTGTCAGAGCGGCAGGCCAGGGCGCTGGGGCTGTTGAGTGCAGTGGACCGGGGCCGGGCACTGGGTGGCCGGGCTGTGCGTGGCCGCCGGGCTGTGGCGGTGCTGTCCCGGTGGCCTGCCTTCTCTGCTTTCCGTGCCTTCCTCACCTTCCTTTATCGTTACTCTGTCTCTGGCCCCCACCGCTTGCCCTTGGAAGC GCACATCTCCCACTTCATGCACAatgttcccttcccctcccctcagagACCCCGGATCCTGGTACAG ATGTCTCCCTATGACAACCTGCTCCTCTGTCAACCTGTTTCATCTCCCTTGCCTCTGAG CGGTGCCAGCTTCTTACAGCTGCTACAGAGCCTGGGGCCTGAGCTGGCAGTAACTCTGCTGATTGCCGTCCTTACTGAGCATAAACTTCTGGTTCACTCTCTTCGGCCTGACCTGCTTACCAGTGTTTGTGAGGCCCTGGTCTCT ATGATCTTCCCACTGCACTGGCAGTGCCCCTACATCCCTCTCTGCCCACTGGTGCTGGCAGATGTGCTGAGTGCCCCAGTACCCTTCATCGTGGGCATCCACTCCAGCTACTTTGACCTGCATGACCCACCTGCCGATGTCATCTGCGTTGACCTTGACACCAACACGCTCTTCCA GACTGAGGAGAAGAAGCTGCTCTTGCCCAGGGCCCTTCCCCGCCGGCCATACAAAGTGCTGCTGAACACGCTGACAGCTCTCCACCAGCAGCTGGACCAGA CATACACGAGGCCCGAGGAGGAGGCGTCTTTGGAGTTTCTATTGACTGACTATGAGGCAGTGTGTGGGAGACGGGCACGACTGGAGCGGGAAGTCCAAGGTGCCTTCCTTCGCTTTATGGCGTGTCTGCTGAAGGGCTATCGAGCCTTCCTCCGACCACTCACCCAGGCACCCTCTGAGAGTGCTCGAGATGTTGAGAACCTCTTCTTTCTGCAGG GCTTCCTAAAGTCCCGAGAACGCTCCAGCCACAAATTCTATGCCCAGCTGTTACACACGCAGATGTTCTCACAGTTCATTGAAGAATGCTCCTTTGGCTCTTCCCGCCATGCAGCCCTGGAGTTCTTTGACTCTTGTGTTGACAAG GTTCACCCAGAACAGGAGAAGCCGGAGCCTGTGCCCTTGGTGGAGCTAGAGGAGCCATCAGGCAGTGAGCTCACAGTCTTCATCACCCCCCCTGAGGAGCCCCCAGTGGCTGAGGGCAGTGACTCGGCTCCTCTATACTG TTACGATGGGTTCCCTGAGCTTCGGGCCGAACTGTTTGAGCCCCCCCAGGAACAACCTGGACTCTCTCCTGCACCGGGCCCCTCTCGAAGCGCACCCAGCAGCCCTGCTCCACGACGCACCAAACAG GAGATGAAGGTCGCACAGCGGGTGGCCCAGAAGTCAGCAGCCGTGCCTGAGCTCTGGGCACGGTGCCTGCTGGGGCACTGTTACGGGCTGTGGTTCCTGTGCTTACCTGCCTATGTTCGGTCTGCCTCTTCTCGAGTGCGGGCTCTACATACCGCCTACCAGGTTCTTCGGCAAATGGAAAGCAGAAAGGTGGTGCTGCCTGATGAG GTGTGTTACCGTGTGCTAATGCAGCTTTGCTCACACTATGGAGAGCCTGTGCTGTCTGTACGTGTCATGCTGGACATGAGGAGGGCAGGCATTGTGCCCAACACTATCACCTATGGTTACTACAACAAG GCTGTGCTAGAAAGCAAGTGGCCATCGGGCACCACAGGTGGCCGTCTACGTTGGGCCAAGCTCCGGAACGTGGTCCTGGGAGCTGCTCAGTTCCGTCAGCCCCTTCGGGAGCGGAGGCAGCAGGAACAGGCATTGAGGGGGGCAAGAAGTTCCCAGCCAG tGATAGAGGCCCTGGGTGTCCTAGAGCCCCAGGGGTCCCCTTTGTCCTGGCACGATGGCAGCCTCTCTGACGTAAGCCTGGCAAGTGAAGATCCAGCGCCTGGAGGCAGCCCTGGGGGAACAGGCATGGCTCTGAGTGCCCATTCAGCTGAGGCCCTAGATGGGCTGGGTGGGCAGGCACCCAAGACTGGCAAAAGGCAGGATGCAGTGGGTACTCCCCGGCGGGGAATAGGTGCCCGTCTGCAGCAGCTGCTCACCCCCTCCCGCCGCAGCCCTGCCTCTCGTGCCCCACCACCTGAGCCCTCAGACTTGCCCCTCCCAGCCCGCCGAAGTCCTATGGACAGCCTCCTGCGACCCCGGGAACGTCCAGGATCCACTGCCTCTGAG AGCTCCACATCTCTGGGTAGTGAGTGGGATCTCTCTGAAAACTCCCTCAGCAGCCTCAGCATTCAACGTTCCTCAGAGCGCCTCAGCGACACCCCCGGCCTCTCCCAGCCTCCCCCCGTCGAG ATTCTTCTGTCTAGCTGTTCTCTGTGTAGAGCTTGTGACTCCCTAGTATATGATGAGGAGATCATGGCCGGCTGGGCACCTGATGACTCCAACCTCAATACCACCTGCCCCTTCTGCTCTCGTCCTTTTGTGCCCTTGCTTAGTGTCCAGacccttgactccaggccctg TGACCCTCACGGTACACCCACCTCTGCAGGTGCCAGTAATAGAGATGCTCCCGTGCCTGGGGGCCCTGGCCCTGTGCTCAGCGACCGAAGGCTCTGCCTTGCCCTAGATGATTCCTCTGTTTGTAATGGAGACACTGAG AGTGCTCCCAGGAGAGTGGAAGGTGGGGCATGGGCGTACCTCAGCCCTCTGGTGCTACGCAAGGAGCTGGAGTCCCTGGTGGAGAATGAGGGCAGTGAGGTGCTCGCTTTACCGGAGCTTCCTGCTTCCCATCCCATCCTTTTCTGGAACCTGCTTTGGTACTTCCAGCGGCTTCGGCTGCCAAGCACCTTGCCTGGCCTCATCCTGGCTGCCTGTGATGGGCCCCCCCGAGCCCAG gccCCATCTCCTTGGCTGCCCTCAGAACCAGCTCTGGTGCAGGTACGACTGCTGTGGGATGTGCTGACCCCTGACCCTGACAGCTGTCCTCCCCTCTACGTCCTTTGGAGGGCTCACA GTCAGATCCCTCATCGGGTGGCATGGCCAGGCACCGCCCCTGCACCTCTGAATCTTGCTCTGCTGGAGGCCCTGCTTTTCCATGTGGGATTCAATGAAGTGCACAAGGCCATAGCGCTGCTCCTGGATACCCTGGGCTCCCCGCCCGAGGGCCTGCACCTGCAGCG AAGTATCTACCGAGAGATTCTGTTCTTGACTATGGCTGCCCTGGGCAAGGACCATGTGGATATAG CGGCCTTTGACAAGAAGTACAAGGCAGCCTTCAATAAGCTGGCGAGCAGCTTGGGCAAAGAGGAGCTGCGGCGGCGGCGGGCACAGATGCCCACCCCGAAGGCCATCGACTGTCGCAAGTTTTTTGGGGCACCTTTGGAATGCTAG